From Rhodoferax sp. AJA081-3, the proteins below share one genomic window:
- a CDS encoding malate dehydrogenase gives MSKKPVRVAVTGAAGQIGYAILFRIASGEMLGKDQPVVLSLLEVPVEKAQQALQGVIMELQDCAFPLLVGIEAHSDPLAAFKDVDYALLIGSRPRGPGMERAELLAVNAEIFTAQGKALNAVASRNVKVLVVGNPANTNAYIAMKSAPDLPRKNFTAMLRLDHNRALSQIAAKTGKAVADIEKMTVWGNHSPTMYADYRFATINGESVKAMINDEVWNKDTFLPTVGKRGAAIIAARGVSSAASAANAAIDHMRDWALGTNGKWVTMGIPSDGQYGIPKDTMFGFAVTCEGGEYKLVEGLEVDAFSQERINVTLKELQDEQAGVAHLL, from the coding sequence ATGAGCAAAAAGCCCGTTCGCGTTGCCGTCACCGGAGCAGCCGGTCAAATTGGATACGCCATTCTGTTCCGCATCGCCTCTGGCGAAATGTTGGGCAAAGACCAGCCCGTGGTGTTGAGCCTGCTGGAAGTGCCGGTTGAAAAAGCCCAGCAAGCCCTGCAGGGCGTGATCATGGAACTGCAAGACTGCGCATTCCCGCTGCTGGTGGGTATTGAAGCGCACAGCGATCCGCTGGCTGCTTTCAAGGATGTGGACTACGCACTGCTGATCGGTTCGCGCCCCCGTGGCCCTGGCATGGAGCGTGCCGAACTGCTGGCCGTCAACGCAGAAATCTTCACCGCGCAGGGCAAGGCCCTGAACGCTGTGGCCAGCCGCAATGTCAAGGTGCTGGTGGTCGGCAACCCCGCCAACACCAATGCCTACATCGCCATGAAGAGCGCGCCTGATCTGCCACGCAAGAACTTCACCGCCATGCTGCGCCTGGACCACAACCGTGCCCTGAGCCAGATCGCCGCCAAGACCGGCAAGGCCGTGGCCGACATTGAGAAGATGACCGTGTGGGGCAACCACTCGCCCACCATGTACGCCGACTACCGCTTCGCCACCATCAATGGTGAAAGCGTCAAGGCCATGATCAACGACGAAGTCTGGAACAAAGATACCTTCCTGCCCACCGTAGGCAAGCGCGGCGCGGCCATCATCGCCGCCCGTGGCGTGTCCTCCGCCGCGTCCGCTGCCAACGCGGCCATCGACCACATGCGCGACTGGGCGCTGGGCACCAATGGCAAGTGGGTCACCATGGGTATCCCATCGGATGGCCAGTACGGCATCCCCAAGGACACCATGTTTGGCTTTGCCGTGACCTGCGAAGGCGGCGAATACAAGCTGGTGGAAGGCCTGGAAGTGGACGCGTTCTCGCAAGAGCGTATCAACGTCACGCTGAAAGAACTGCAAGACGAGCAAGCTGGCGTCGCCCACCTGCTGTAA
- a CDS encoding GntR family transcriptional regulator: protein MSAGEPETGGVALSAPATPAFSPLYQQIKVLILQSLQAGEWKPSTAIPSEIELAGRFKVSQGTVRKAIDELAAENLLVRRQGKGTFVATHAERQIQYRFLKLIPDNGDPNSEGPAQRHIIDCKRTRASVEVAKALAIRTGDAVLQVRRVLSFANIPTILEDLWLPAAPFKGLTAERLRDYNGPMYALFETEFDVRMVRAEEKIRAVLPDAEQCELLKTDAKTPLLSVERIAYTYNDAPMEMRRGLYLTSKHYYRNALN, encoded by the coding sequence ATGTCCGCCGGCGAACCCGAGACCGGCGGTGTGGCCCTGTCTGCACCCGCCACGCCAGCGTTCAGCCCCCTGTACCAGCAGATCAAGGTTTTGATACTGCAAAGCCTGCAAGCTGGCGAATGGAAACCCAGCACGGCCATACCCAGCGAGATCGAACTGGCCGGTCGTTTCAAGGTCAGCCAGGGGACCGTGCGCAAAGCCATCGACGAGTTGGCTGCTGAGAACCTGCTGGTGCGCCGCCAGGGCAAGGGTACGTTTGTAGCCACCCACGCCGAACGCCAGATACAGTACCGCTTCCTCAAGCTGATTCCCGACAACGGTGATCCGAACAGCGAGGGCCCGGCCCAGCGCCACATCATCGATTGCAAGCGCACGCGGGCCTCGGTAGAGGTGGCCAAGGCGCTGGCCATTCGCACCGGCGACGCCGTGCTGCAGGTGCGCCGCGTACTGTCCTTTGCCAACATTCCCACCATTCTGGAAGACCTGTGGCTGCCTGCTGCGCCGTTTAAAGGCTTGACGGCTGAGCGGCTGCGGGACTACAACGGCCCCATGTACGCGTTGTTCGAAACCGAATTTGATGTGCGCATGGTGCGCGCCGAAGAAAAAATCCGCGCAGTTCTACCCGACGCCGAGCAATGTGAACTACTCAAAACCGATGCAAAAACACCGCTACTGAGCGTGGAGCGTATTGCCTACACCTACAACGACGCCCCCATGGAGATGCGCCGGGGCTTGTACCTGACCAGCAAACATTACTATCGAAATGCGTTAAATTGA
- the sdhC gene encoding succinate dehydrogenase, cytochrome b556 subunit has translation MSELPSSTRAKRPEFRNINAFKDLPTYRMTVAAIVSILHRGSGLFMFLLMPFIIWMFDTSVSSEYSFARFTSAFNHGIGFVPGFIVKLAALLLIWSYLHHFFAGLRHIRMDLFHTVSKEAGRSTAQWTLVLSLGLTVVFGAKLFGLY, from the coding sequence ATGTCTGAGCTCCCCTCATCCACCCGGGCCAAGCGGCCCGAGTTCCGCAACATCAACGCCTTCAAAGACTTGCCAACGTATCGCATGACCGTGGCAGCCATCGTGTCCATCTTGCACCGTGGCAGCGGGTTGTTCATGTTTTTGTTGATGCCCTTCATCATCTGGATGTTTGACACATCCGTCAGCTCCGAATATTCGTTTGCGCGGTTTACCTCCGCGTTCAACCACGGTATTGGTTTTGTTCCCGGTTTCATCGTCAAGCTGGCAGCCCTGTTGCTGATCTGGTCCTACCTGCACCATTTCTTTGCCGGTTTGCGCCACATCCGCATGGACCTGTTCCACACGGTCAGCAAAGAAGCGGGCCGCTCGACCGCCCAATGGACCTTGGTGCTGAGCCTGGGCCTGACCGTCGTTTTCGGCGCCAAGCTGTTCGGTCTGTACTGA
- the sdhD gene encoding succinate dehydrogenase, hydrophobic membrane anchor protein — translation MSVNYGSKRVVVGAHYGLRDWLAQRVTGLLMALFTLIVLGQVLLSKGPMGYDKWAGIFSTQWMKTLTFCVIISLLYHAWVGMREIFMDYIQPVYVRLALQVFSIVWLVACAGWAIQVLWRL, via the coding sequence ATGTCTGTTAACTATGGATCCAAGCGCGTTGTTGTCGGCGCGCACTATGGTCTGCGCGACTGGCTGGCCCAGCGCGTCACCGGCCTGCTGATGGCTCTCTTCACACTGATCGTGTTGGGCCAAGTCCTCTTGAGCAAAGGCCCTATGGGCTACGACAAATGGGCCGGCATCTTCTCCACGCAGTGGATGAAGACCCTGACCTTCTGCGTCATCATCTCCCTGCTGTACCACGCCTGGGTGGGCATGCGCGAAATCTTCATGGATTACATCCAGCCCGTTTATGTGCGGCTGGCACTCCAAGTGTTCTCCATTGTCTGGCTTGTTGCCTGCGCAGGCTGGGCCATCCAGGTCCTGTGGCGCCTTTGA
- the sdhA gene encoding succinate dehydrogenase flavoprotein subunit, with protein sequence MTYSPVTRKFDVVIVGAGGSGMRASLQLARAGLNVAVLSKVFPTRSHTVAAQGGIGASLGNMNDDNWHYHFYDTVKGSDWLGDQDAIEFMCREAPKVVYDLEHMGMPFDRNPDGTIYQRPFGGHTANYGEKAVERACAAADRTGHAMLHTLYQQNVAAKTSFFVEWMALDLIRDAEGDVVGVTALEMETGDLHVLHAKTVLLATGGAGRIFAASTNAFINTGDGLGMAARAGIPLQDMEFWQFHPTGVAGAGVLLTEGCRGEGAILLNSNGERFMERYAPTLKDLAPRDFVSRSMDQEIKEGRGCGPNKDYVLLKLDHLGAETIHKRLPSVYEIGVNFANVDITREPIPVVPTIHYQMGGIPTNINGQVVTPKGDVHNAVVNGLYAVGECSCVSVHGANRLGTNSLLDLLVFGRAAGNHIVDFASKTKAHKPLPKDAADRTLERLARLDNSTTGEYAQNVADDLRASMQLHAGVFRTQKSMDEGVVKIAELRKRVDAITLKDKSKVFNTARIEALEVDNLIEAAQATIVSAAARHESRGAHTVDDYSDSPEHPNGRNDVEWHKHTLWHSESNSLTYKPVQMKPLTVDSVPLKVRTF encoded by the coding sequence ATGACCTACTCCCCTGTAACTCGAAAATTTGACGTCGTTATCGTCGGCGCCGGCGGCTCCGGCATGCGCGCATCGCTGCAACTGGCACGTGCCGGTTTGAATGTGGCGGTGTTGTCCAAAGTATTCCCCACCCGTTCACACACCGTGGCTGCCCAAGGCGGCATTGGTGCATCGCTGGGCAATATGAACGACGACAACTGGCACTACCACTTCTACGACACCGTCAAAGGTTCGGACTGGCTGGGCGACCAGGACGCCATCGAATTCATGTGCCGCGAAGCCCCCAAGGTCGTGTATGACCTGGAACACATGGGCATGCCGTTTGACCGCAACCCCGACGGCACGATTTACCAGCGTCCGTTTGGTGGCCACACCGCCAACTACGGTGAAAAGGCTGTTGAACGCGCCTGCGCCGCGGCCGACCGCACCGGACACGCCATGCTGCATACGCTGTACCAACAGAACGTTGCAGCCAAAACCAGCTTCTTCGTGGAGTGGATGGCACTGGACCTGATTCGCGACGCCGAAGGCGATGTGGTGGGCGTCACTGCCCTGGAAATGGAAACCGGCGATCTGCATGTGTTGCACGCCAAGACCGTACTGCTGGCCACCGGCGGCGCGGGACGTATTTTTGCGGCCTCCACCAATGCCTTCATCAACACCGGCGACGGCCTGGGCATGGCGGCGCGCGCCGGCATCCCTTTGCAAGACATGGAGTTCTGGCAATTCCACCCAACCGGCGTAGCCGGCGCTGGTGTGCTGCTGACCGAAGGCTGCCGCGGCGAGGGCGCAATTCTGCTGAACAGCAATGGCGAACGCTTCATGGAGCGTTATGCACCCACGCTGAAAGACTTGGCACCACGCGATTTCGTGTCCCGCTCCATGGACCAGGAAATCAAGGAAGGCCGTGGCTGCGGTCCCAACAAAGACTACGTGCTGCTGAAGCTCGACCACCTGGGAGCCGAGACCATCCACAAGCGCCTGCCGTCGGTGTACGAGATTGGCGTCAATTTCGCAAACGTGGATATCACCCGCGAACCCATCCCCGTGGTACCCACGATCCACTACCAGATGGGTGGCATCCCCACCAACATCAACGGCCAGGTTGTCACGCCCAAGGGTGATGTGCACAACGCCGTGGTGAATGGCCTCTACGCGGTCGGTGAATGCTCTTGTGTCAGCGTGCACGGCGCCAACCGCCTGGGCACCAATTCGCTGCTGGACCTGCTGGTGTTTGGCCGCGCGGCGGGCAACCACATCGTCGACTTTGCAAGCAAGACCAAGGCGCACAAGCCGCTGCCCAAGGACGCGGCAGACCGCACGTTGGAACGCCTGGCACGCCTGGACAATTCCACGACGGGTGAATACGCACAAAACGTGGCCGACGACCTGCGCGCCAGCATGCAGTTGCACGCCGGTGTGTTCCGGACGCAAAAGAGCATGGACGAAGGCGTGGTCAAGATTGCCGAGCTGCGCAAGCGCGTCGACGCCATCACGCTGAAGGACAAGTCCAAAGTCTTCAACACTGCACGTATCGAAGCGCTGGAAGTGGACAACCTGATCGAAGCCGCACAGGCCACCATCGTGTCCGCTGCCGCCCGCCACGAAAGCCGCGGTGCCCACACCGTGGACGACTACAGCGACAGCCCCGAACACCCCAACGGCCGCAACGACGTTGAATGGCACAAACACACGCTGTGGCACAGCGAGAGCAATTCGCTGACCTATAAGCCCGTGCAAATGAAACCGCTGACGGTTGATTCCGTGCCCTTAAAAGTCCGCACCTTCTAA
- a CDS encoding succinate dehydrogenase iron-sulfur subunit, giving the protein MTKRTFSIYRYDPDKDAKPYMQDIEVELDGHERMLLDALMKLKAVDPTISFRRSCREGVCGSDAMNINGKNGLACLTNMLTLPGKIVLKPLPGLPVIRDLIVDMTQFFKQYNSIKPYLINDTVPPEKERLQSPEEREELNGLYECILCASCSTSCPSFWWNPDKFVGPAGLLQAYRFLADSRDQATGERLDNLEDPYRLFRCHTIMNCVDVCPKGLNPTKAIGKIKEMMVMRTV; this is encoded by the coding sequence ATGACCAAACGCACTTTCTCCATCTACCGCTACGATCCAGACAAGGACGCCAAGCCTTATATGCAGGACATCGAGGTCGAACTCGACGGCCACGAACGCATGTTGCTTGACGCTTTGATGAAGCTCAAGGCCGTGGACCCCACCATCTCTTTCCGCCGCTCGTGCCGTGAAGGTGTGTGTGGTTCGGACGCCATGAACATCAACGGCAAGAATGGTCTGGCCTGCCTGACCAATATGCTGACACTGCCCGGCAAAATTGTGTTGAAGCCCCTGCCCGGCCTGCCCGTGATCCGCGATCTGATCGTGGACATGACACAGTTCTTCAAGCAGTACAACTCGATCAAGCCCTATTTGATCAACGACACCGTTCCGCCCGAGAAAGAACGCCTGCAGAGCCCCGAAGAGCGCGAAGAGCTCAACGGCCTGTACGAATGTATTCTGTGCGCGAGCTGCTCCACGAGCTGCCCCAGCTTCTGGTGGAACCCGGACAAGTTTGTAGGCCCCGCCGGTTTGCTGCAGGCCTACCGCTTCCTGGCCGACAGCCGCGACCAGGCCACTGGTGAACGCCTGGACAACCTGGAAGACCCCTACCGCCTGTTCCGCTGCCACACCATCATGAACTGTGTGGATGTGTGCCCCAAGGGACTCAACCCCACCAAGGCGATTGGCAAGATCAAGGAAATGATGGTGATGCGTACTGTCTGA
- a CDS encoding succinate dehydrogenase assembly factor 2, translating to MPHVEDELLDERALSKLRWRCRRGLLENDLFIERFFKSFSASLTVRQGHALGLLMDLSDNDLLDVQLARKSLAQVSETLDREDGVHEVLSMLRKNC from the coding sequence ATGCCACACGTTGAAGACGAGCTGCTGGATGAACGGGCCCTGAGCAAGCTGCGGTGGCGCTGCCGCCGCGGGTTGCTGGAGAACGATTTATTCATCGAGCGGTTCTTTAAAAGCTTCAGCGCGTCGCTGACCGTACGCCAGGGCCACGCATTGGGCCTGTTGATGGATTTGAGCGACAACGACTTGCTGGACGTGCAATTGGCACGTAAATCGTTGGCACAGGTATCAGAGACATTAGACCGCGAAGACGGTGTGCACGAAGTTTTGAGTATGTTGAGAAAAAACTGTTGA
- the gltA gene encoding citrate synthase — MKLADNKATLSFSNGSPSVELPVYQGSVGPDVVDIRKLYAQTGMFTYDPGFLSTAACQSAITYIDGDKGELLYRGYPIEQLATNCDFMETCHLLLYGNLPDAAGKADFTRRVTQHTMVNEQMQFFLRGFRRDAHPMAIMTGLVGALSAFYHDSTDINNPEHRDISAIRLIAKMPTLVAMAYKYSVGQPFMYPKNDLSYAGNFMHMMFATPCEPYVVNPVIERALDRIFTLHADHEQNASTSTVRLCGSSGTNPFAAIAAGVACLWGPAHGGANEACLNMLEDIQKMGGISKVGEFMEKVKDKSSGVKLMGFGHRVYKNYDPRAKLMQETCKEVLAALGLENDPLFKLAMALEKIALEDDYFVQRKLYPNVDFYSGIVQRAIGIPVSLFTAIFALARTVGWIAQLNEMIGDPEYKIGRPRQLFTGSEKRDVAPIAQR, encoded by the coding sequence ATGAAATTAGCTGACAACAAAGCCACACTGTCCTTCAGTAATGGCAGCCCCAGCGTTGAACTGCCGGTGTACCAGGGTAGTGTCGGACCCGATGTCGTAGACATCCGCAAGCTCTACGCGCAAACCGGAATGTTTACCTACGACCCGGGCTTTTTGTCCACGGCGGCGTGCCAGTCAGCGATTACTTACATCGACGGCGACAAAGGCGAGCTGTTGTACCGCGGCTACCCCATCGAGCAATTGGCCACCAATTGCGACTTCATGGAAACCTGTCACCTGCTGCTGTACGGAAACCTTCCCGATGCCGCAGGCAAGGCCGACTTCACCAGGCGCGTGACCCAGCACACCATGGTCAACGAGCAGATGCAGTTCTTCCTGCGCGGTTTCCGCCGTGATGCACACCCCATGGCCATCATGACCGGCCTGGTGGGCGCACTGTCGGCCTTCTATCATGACAGCACCGACATCAACAACCCCGAGCACCGCGACATCTCCGCGATCCGTCTGATTGCCAAGATGCCGACCCTGGTGGCCATGGCCTACAAGTACAGTGTGGGCCAGCCCTTCATGTACCCCAAGAACGACCTGAGCTATGCCGGCAACTTCATGCACATGATGTTTGCCACGCCTTGCGAGCCCTATGTCGTCAATCCCGTCATCGAGCGTGCGCTGGACCGCATCTTCACACTGCACGCCGACCACGAACAAAACGCGTCCACATCCACCGTGCGCCTGTGCGGCAGCTCGGGTACCAACCCGTTTGCCGCCATCGCAGCCGGTGTGGCCTGCCTGTGGGGCCCCGCCCACGGCGGCGCCAACGAGGCCTGCCTGAACATGCTGGAAGACATCCAGAAGATGGGTGGCATCAGCAAGGTTGGCGAGTTCATGGAAAAGGTCAAGGACAAGAGCTCCGGCGTCAAGCTGATGGGCTTTGGCCACCGCGTGTACAAGAACTACGACCCTCGCGCCAAGCTCATGCAAGAGACCTGCAAGGAAGTGCTGGCGGCCCTGGGCCTGGAAAACGACCCGCTGTTCAAGCTGGCCATGGCCCTGGAAAAGATCGCACTGGAAGACGACTACTTTGTGCAACGCAAGCTCTACCCCAATGTGGACTTCTACTCCGGCATCGTGCAACGCGCCATCGGTATCCCCGTGAGCCTGTTCACCGCCATCTTCGCGCTGGCCCGCACCGTCGGCTGGATTGCGCAGTTGAATGAAATGATTGGCGACCCCGAATACAAAATCGGCCGTCCCCGCCAGTTGTTCACCGGCTCTGAAAAGCGTGACGTAGCGCCCATCGCACAACGCTAA
- a CDS encoding LysR family transcriptional regulator, which yields MNTPDRSFARRMDLTSLQLFAAVCELGSIGKAAQREFIAPSALSKRLSDLEATLGTALLHRHSRGVHLTPAGQNLLQHARAVLFSLERMQSEFSEYADGVRGQVRVHASISATVQFLPEDLGAFVRAHQGVKIDLEEHLSSEVLRAVQEGAADLGICNTADGVGELQTLPYRQDQLVLIVPTGHALAGKPRVAFEETLAYDHVGLHSNSSIYVAMRQAAAALGQSIKLRIQVSGLDAMGRMILNGLGIGVMPLRAFTLMHSAGGLTAVALTDAWTTRRIELVARDFSTLPHTARLLVDHLTAMPPQPGAKA from the coding sequence ATGAACACCCCTGACCGCAGTTTTGCCCGCCGCATGGACCTGACCTCGCTTCAGCTCTTTGCCGCTGTCTGCGAGCTGGGAAGCATCGGCAAGGCCGCGCAGCGGGAGTTCATTGCACCTTCGGCCCTGAGCAAGCGGCTCAGTGATCTGGAGGCCACGTTGGGCACCGCACTCTTGCACCGCCACTCACGTGGTGTGCACCTCACGCCTGCAGGTCAAAACCTGCTGCAGCACGCGCGGGCCGTGTTGTTCAGCCTGGAGCGCATGCAGTCCGAGTTCAGCGAATACGCCGACGGTGTACGCGGCCAGGTGCGGGTGCATGCCAGCATCTCGGCCACGGTGCAGTTTTTGCCCGAAGACCTGGGTGCCTTCGTCCGTGCGCACCAGGGCGTCAAGATCGACCTGGAGGAACACCTCAGCAGCGAAGTGTTGCGCGCGGTGCAAGAAGGTGCAGCGGACCTTGGCATCTGCAACACGGCCGATGGCGTGGGCGAACTGCAGACCCTGCCCTACCGACAAGACCAACTCGTGCTCATCGTGCCCACAGGCCATGCGCTGGCTGGCAAGCCCCGCGTGGCCTTTGAAGAAACCCTGGCCTACGACCATGTGGGTCTGCACTCCAACAGTTCCATCTATGTGGCCATGCGCCAGGCCGCGGCCGCGCTGGGGCAAAGCATCAAGCTGCGCATCCAGGTCAGTGGACTGGACGCCATGGGCCGCATGATTCTCAACGGACTGGGCATAGGCGTCATGCCCTTGCGCGCCTTTACGCTGATGCACAGCGCGGGCGGGCTTACTGCTGTGGCCCTGACCGATGCGTGGACCACGCGCCGCATCGAGCTAGTAGCCCGCGATTTCTCCACCCTGCCGCACACCGCACGGCTGCTGGTGGACCACCTCACCGCCATGCCTCCGCAGCCGGGGGCCAAGGCCTAG
- the leuC gene encoding 3-isopropylmalate dehydratase large subunit, giving the protein MARTLYDKLWDDHVVHTEEDGTSILYIDRHLVHEVTSPQAFEGLRVAGRKVWRVSSIVATADHNTPTTGWELGYDGITDPTSKEQVTTLDANIKEFGAAAFFPFLSKRQGIVHVIGPENGATLPGMTVVCGDSHTSTHGAFGALAHGIGTSEVEHVMATQTLLAKKAKNMLVKVEGAVAQGITAKDIVLAIIGKIGTAGGTGYTIEFGGSAIRALSMEGRMTVCNMAIEAGARAGLVAVDEKTIDYVKGRPLAPGANATSPEAAAVEWDQAVAFWKTLHSDTGAHFDTVVELDATQIVPQVTWGTSPEMVLGIDARVPDPDKEKDANKRGAIERALTYMGLEPGKALNDLFVDKVFIGSCTNSRIEDMREAAAVVKKLGQKVAKNIKLAMVVPGSGLVKDQAEREGLHEIFKAAGFEWREPGCSMCLAMNADRLEPGERCASTSNRNFEGRQGAGGRTHLVSPAMAAAAAIHGHFVDIRKFS; this is encoded by the coding sequence ATGGCACGCACGCTTTACGACAAGCTTTGGGACGACCACGTTGTCCACACCGAGGAAGACGGCACGTCCATCCTCTACATCGACCGCCACCTGGTCCACGAAGTGACCAGCCCCCAGGCCTTTGAAGGCCTGCGCGTGGCGGGCCGCAAGGTCTGGCGCGTGAGTTCCATCGTGGCCACCGCGGACCACAACACCCCCACCACGGGCTGGGAATTGGGGTACGACGGCATCACCGACCCGACCAGCAAAGAGCAGGTCACCACCCTGGATGCCAACATCAAAGAGTTTGGCGCCGCGGCCTTCTTCCCGTTCCTGTCCAAACGCCAGGGCATCGTGCACGTCATCGGGCCTGAAAACGGCGCGACCTTGCCTGGCATGACCGTTGTCTGCGGCGATTCCCACACATCCACCCACGGCGCCTTTGGCGCACTGGCCCACGGCATTGGCACCAGCGAGGTCGAGCACGTCATGGCCACGCAAACCCTGTTGGCCAAGAAGGCCAAGAACATGCTGGTGAAAGTGGAAGGCGCCGTTGCCCAGGGCATTACCGCCAAGGACATCGTGCTGGCCATCATCGGCAAGATAGGCACGGCCGGTGGCACCGGTTACACCATTGAGTTTGGTGGTTCGGCCATACGCGCCCTCTCCATGGAAGGCCGCATGACCGTCTGCAACATGGCCATCGAAGCCGGTGCACGCGCGGGCCTGGTGGCCGTGGATGAAAAAACTATCGATTACGTCAAGGGACGCCCCCTGGCCCCCGGTGCCAATGCCACAAGCCCCGAGGCAGCGGCCGTGGAATGGGACCAGGCGGTGGCATTCTGGAAAACACTGCACTCCGACACCGGTGCACATTTCGACACCGTGGTCGAGCTGGATGCCACCCAAATCGTTCCGCAAGTGACCTGGGGCACCTCGCCCGAAATGGTGCTGGGCATTGACGCCCGCGTGCCAGACCCGGACAAGGAAAAAGACGCCAACAAACGCGGAGCCATCGAGCGTGCGCTGACCTATATGGGACTGGAGCCCGGCAAGGCCTTGAACGATTTGTTTGTCGACAAGGTGTTCATCGGTTCCTGTACCAACAGCCGCATCGAAGACATGCGTGAAGCCGCAGCCGTAGTCAAAAAGCTGGGGCAGAAAGTGGCCAAAAACATCAAGCTGGCCATGGTGGTACCGGGCTCCGGCTTGGTGAAAGACCAGGCGGAACGCGAAGGTTTGCACGAAATTTTCAAAGCCGCCGGCTTTGAATGGCGCGAGCCCGGTTGCTCCATGTGCCTGGCCATGAATGCCGACCGCTTGGAGCCGGGCGAACGCTGCGCCTCCACCAGCAACCGCAATTTTGAAGGCCGCCAGGGAGCAGGTGGACGCACCCACCTGGTTAGCCCGGCGATGGCTGCGGCAGCGGCCATCCATGGCCATTTTGTTGACATCCGCAAATTCAGTTAA
- a CDS encoding entericidin A/B family lipoprotein yields the protein MKTIVYAVCASALLLLTACNTVKGVGQDVQKVGEKIEDAAKKK from the coding sequence ATGAAAACCATCGTTTACGCTGTGTGCGCATCCGCCCTGTTGCTGTTGACTGCCTGTAACACCGTCAAGGGTGTGGGACAGGACGTCCAGAAGGTTGGCGAAAAAATCGAAGACGCGGCGAAGAAAAAATGA
- the leuD gene encoding 3-isopropylmalate dehydratase small subunit: protein MNKFTIHKGLIAPMDRENVDTDAIIPKQFLKSIRKTGFGQNLFDEWRYLDAGFPGQDPTSRKPNPDFVLNQPRYAGASILLARKNFGCGSSREHAPWALDQYGFRAIIAPSYADIFFNNSFKNGLLPIVLSEALVDQLFSEALAFPGYQLTIDLERQVIVKPQGEEIPFEVQAFRKYCLLNGFDDIGLTLRHADKIKAFEAERLAQKPWLARTMSA from the coding sequence ATGAACAAATTCACCATCCACAAGGGCCTGATTGCGCCCATGGACCGCGAGAACGTGGACACGGACGCCATCATTCCCAAGCAGTTTCTCAAGTCCATCCGCAAGACCGGTTTTGGCCAAAACCTGTTTGACGAATGGCGCTACCTGGACGCGGGTTTTCCCGGCCAAGACCCGACCAGCCGCAAGCCTAACCCGGACTTTGTGCTGAACCAGCCACGTTATGCCGGGGCCAGCATCCTGTTGGCGCGCAAGAACTTTGGCTGCGGCTCGTCGCGCGAGCATGCGCCCTGGGCGCTGGACCAGTATGGTTTTCGTGCCATCATCGCGCCCAGCTACGCCGACATCTTCTTCAACAACAGCTTCAAGAACGGCCTGCTACCTATTGTGCTGAGCGAAGCGCTGGTGGACCAGTTGTTCAGTGAGGCTCTGGCCTTCCCCGGCTACCAGCTCACCATCGATCTGGAGCGCCAGGTCATCGTCAAACCCCAGGGTGAAGAAATCCCGTTTGAGGTGCAGGCTTTTCGCAAATACTGCCTGCTCAACGGCTTTGATGACATCGGCCTGACCCTGCGCCACGCGGACAAGATCAAGGCATTTGAGGCCGAACGTCTTGCACAAAAACCGTGGTTAGCCCGCACGATGTCTGCCTAA